In Streptomyces sp. NBC_01551, one DNA window encodes the following:
- a CDS encoding BCCT family transporter, with translation MSTESLDQPPPEPPGDGAPDRSVVAIGVIAVLAVVAWAALAKGSFDTASAAALAWVLDNFAWLFVIAADVFLVMCVVLAISRFGRIRLGADDSEPEFTNLAWIAMMFSAGMGIGLMFYGVGEPLTHYLNPPPASGAAPGTGAAAQAALDYSFFHWTLTPWAIYGIAGLALAYATFRKGRGNRLSSAFVPLMGQERADGWPGRAVDLLAVFATVFGTATSLGLGALQVTEGLSITAGVEDSTAVELIIIASLSAAFVLSAFSGLHKGVKWLSTVNIVLAGALALFVFLLGPTVYILDVIPASVGSYLHELLPMATRTGAFTDSAWLGAWTIFYWAWWLSWAPFVGTFIARISHGRTIREFLIGVLLVPSGATVVWFCVMGGTAIRLDSTGVADLAVKVKDGAEASLFAMLDALPLGTVTSYVAMALVMTYFVTSADSASLVMGSLTSRGSLNPPTWLVVTWGILMAAVAAVLLVAGGLKSLQTATILVALPFVIVMLLLCWALVSELRQDPGAGPARHHPLHGMRDAVKAMVGDALTEQARAPRGRKPSGPPG, from the coding sequence ATGAGTACGGAATCACTGGACCAGCCGCCTCCCGAACCCCCGGGTGACGGCGCCCCCGACCGCAGCGTCGTCGCCATCGGAGTGATCGCCGTACTCGCCGTCGTCGCCTGGGCCGCGCTCGCCAAGGGCTCCTTCGACACCGCGTCCGCCGCCGCCCTCGCCTGGGTGCTCGACAACTTCGCCTGGCTGTTCGTGATCGCCGCCGACGTGTTCCTCGTCATGTGCGTCGTCCTCGCCATCAGCCGCTTCGGCCGGATCCGGCTCGGCGCCGACGACTCCGAGCCCGAGTTCACCAACCTCGCGTGGATCGCGATGATGTTCAGCGCCGGCATGGGCATCGGCCTGATGTTCTACGGGGTCGGCGAGCCCCTCACCCACTACCTGAACCCGCCGCCCGCCTCCGGGGCCGCCCCCGGCACCGGGGCCGCGGCCCAGGCGGCCCTCGACTACTCCTTCTTCCACTGGACCCTGACCCCCTGGGCCATCTACGGCATCGCCGGCCTCGCCCTCGCCTACGCGACGTTCCGCAAGGGCCGCGGCAACCGCCTCAGCTCCGCCTTCGTCCCGCTGATGGGCCAGGAGCGGGCCGACGGCTGGCCCGGCAGGGCCGTCGACCTGCTCGCCGTCTTCGCGACCGTCTTCGGCACCGCCACCAGCCTCGGCCTCGGCGCGCTCCAGGTCACCGAGGGCCTCAGCATCACCGCCGGGGTCGAGGACTCCACGGCCGTCGAGCTGATCATCATCGCCTCGCTCTCCGCCGCCTTCGTGCTCTCGGCCTTCTCCGGCCTCCACAAGGGCGTCAAATGGCTCAGCACCGTCAACATCGTGCTCGCCGGCGCCCTCGCGCTCTTCGTCTTCCTGCTCGGCCCGACCGTCTACATCCTCGACGTGATCCCGGCGAGCGTCGGCAGCTACCTGCACGAACTGCTGCCCATGGCCACCCGTACCGGCGCCTTCACCGACAGCGCCTGGCTCGGTGCGTGGACGATCTTCTACTGGGCCTGGTGGCTCTCCTGGGCCCCCTTCGTCGGCACCTTCATCGCCCGCATCTCCCACGGTCGCACCATCCGCGAGTTCCTGATCGGCGTCCTGCTGGTCCCCAGCGGTGCCACCGTGGTGTGGTTCTGCGTCATGGGTGGCACCGCCATCCGCCTCGACTCCACCGGCGTCGCCGACCTCGCCGTCAAGGTCAAGGACGGCGCCGAGGCCTCGCTCTTCGCGATGCTCGACGCGCTCCCGCTGGGCACCGTCACCTCGTACGTGGCCATGGCCCTGGTCATGACCTACTTCGTCACCAGCGCCGACTCGGCCTCGCTCGTCATGGGCTCGCTCACCAGCCGCGGCTCCCTGAACCCGCCCACCTGGCTCGTCGTCACCTGGGGCATCCTGATGGCCGCGGTGGCCGCCGTGCTCCTGGTCGCCGGCGGCCTGAAGTCCCTCCAGACCGCCACCATCCTGGTCGCGCTGCCCTTCGTCATCGTCATGCTGCTGCTGTGCTGGGCGCTGGTCAGCGAACTGCGCCAGGACCCCGGCGCCGGCCCGGCCCGCCACCACCCGCTGCACGGCATGCGCGACGCGGTCAAGGCGATGGTCGGCGACGCCCTCACCGAGCAGGCCCGGGCACCCCGCGGCCGGAAGCCGTCAGGCCCGCCTGGGTAG
- a CDS encoding glycerate kinase: MTDGAVTETARVLIAADKFKGSLTAVQVAERVTAGLRRAVPGVEIETLPVADGGDGTVAAAVAAGFERREVRVTGPLGDQVTAAFALRDGTAVVEMAEASGLQLLPAGVFAPLTATTYGSGELLKAALDAGARSIVFGVGGSATTDGGAGMLAALGAVFLDGSGEPVGPGGGALAGLASADLSGVDPRFAEVEFVLASDVDNPLTGPKGAPAVYGPQKGASPQDVATLDAALAHFAVVLEKAIGPKATELAASPGAGGAGGIGYGALLLGASFRPGIELMLDVLGFAPALERATLVITGEGSLDEQTLHGKAPAGVAAAARAAGKEVVAVCGRLLLQPEALRAAGIRRAYPLTEIEPDPAKCIANAGPLLERVAANIAADIL; the protein is encoded by the coding sequence GTGACGGACGGAGCAGTAACTGAGACCGCGCGCGTGCTCATCGCCGCGGACAAATTCAAGGGCTCGCTCACGGCCGTTCAGGTCGCGGAGCGGGTGACGGCCGGGCTCCGCCGGGCCGTACCGGGCGTGGAGATCGAGACCCTCCCCGTTGCGGACGGCGGCGACGGTACGGTCGCGGCCGCCGTCGCGGCCGGGTTCGAGCGCCGGGAGGTCCGGGTCACCGGGCCGCTCGGCGACCAGGTGACGGCGGCGTTCGCGCTGCGCGACGGCACCGCGGTGGTCGAGATGGCGGAGGCCTCCGGGCTCCAGCTGCTGCCGGCGGGCGTCTTCGCCCCGCTGACGGCGACCACGTACGGCTCCGGCGAGCTGCTGAAGGCCGCGCTGGACGCGGGTGCGCGCTCGATCGTGTTCGGCGTGGGCGGCAGCGCCACCACCGACGGCGGCGCGGGGATGCTGGCCGCGCTCGGAGCGGTGTTCCTGGACGGGTCGGGCGAGCCGGTCGGTCCGGGCGGCGGCGCGCTGGCCGGGCTGGCGTCGGCGGACCTGTCCGGGGTCGACCCGCGCTTCGCGGAGGTCGAGTTCGTCCTGGCGAGCGACGTGGACAACCCGCTGACGGGCCCGAAGGGCGCGCCGGCGGTCTACGGCCCGCAGAAGGGGGCGTCGCCGCAGGACGTGGCGACGCTGGACGCGGCGCTCGCGCACTTCGCGGTGGTGCTGGAGAAGGCGATCGGTCCGAAGGCCACCGAGCTGGCGGCGTCCCCGGGCGCGGGCGGCGCGGGCGGCATCGGCTACGGTGCGCTGCTGCTCGGCGCCTCGTTCCGCCCCGGCATCGAGCTGATGCTGGACGTGCTGGGCTTCGCGCCGGCGCTGGAGCGGGCCACGCTGGTGATCACCGGTGAGGGGTCGCTGGACGAGCAGACCCTGCACGGCAAGGCCCCGGCCGGTGTCGCGGCCGCGGCGCGGGCGGCGGGCAAGGAGGTCGTCGCGGTGTGCGGGCGGCTCCTCCTCCAGCCGGAGGCGCTCCGGGCGGCGGGCATCCGCCGGGCGTACCCGCTGACCGAGATCGAGCCGGACCCGGCGAAGTGCATCGCGAACGCGGGCCCACTGCTGGAACGCGTCGCGGCCAACATCGCCGCCGACATCCTCTGA
- the pssA gene encoding CDP-diacylglycerol--serine O-phosphatidyltransferase: MPLSLRLSIADTLTLGNATCGFMAVYFTTTGILIPHLTGSGESGMARHSAATAVILMLLAAVFDLFDGIVARKLRSSPMGAELDNLSDLISFGLAPAYFVLVYGMVADDAHQKMSALAAIVVLLAVVLRLARFSCVTMKDGMFQGMPSPFGALTVVSIVLLELKFIPTLLAIIGVAWLMVSRVEYPKPRGVLAVAMLSWIVGAMGLLAAWAFDAPGGQLLLQTGCALQIALAATIPLFATTRRANTFRHNRREARAAQLP, encoded by the coding sequence ATGCCGCTGTCGCTGCGGCTGTCGATAGCGGACACGCTCACCCTCGGTAACGCCACCTGCGGATTCATGGCGGTGTACTTCACCACCACCGGGATCCTCATCCCGCACCTCACCGGCAGCGGCGAGTCGGGCATGGCCCGGCACAGCGCGGCGACCGCGGTGATACTGATGCTGCTCGCGGCGGTCTTCGACCTCTTCGACGGCATCGTCGCCCGGAAGCTGCGCAGCTCGCCGATGGGCGCGGAGCTGGACAACCTGTCCGACCTGATCAGCTTCGGTCTGGCGCCGGCGTACTTCGTGCTGGTCTACGGCATGGTCGCCGACGACGCGCACCAGAAGATGTCGGCACTGGCGGCGATCGTGGTCTTGCTGGCGGTAGTCCTGCGCCTCGCGAGATTCAGCTGCGTGACGATGAAGGACGGCATGTTCCAGGGCATGCCGAGCCCCTTCGGCGCGCTGACGGTCGTCTCGATCGTGCTGCTGGAGCTGAAGTTCATCCCGACCCTGCTGGCGATCATCGGCGTCGCGTGGCTGATGGTGAGCCGGGTCGAGTACCCGAAGCCGCGGGGTGTCCTCGCGGTGGCGATGCTGAGCTGGATCGTCGGGGCCATGGGGCTGCTCGCGGCCTGGGCGTTCGACGCGCCGGGCGGCCAGCTGCTGCTCCAGACGGGCTGCGCGCTGCAGATCGCCCTGGCGGCGACGATCCCGCTGTTCGCGACGACGCGCCGCGCGAACACGTTCCGCCACAACCGCCGCGAGGCGCGGGCAGCCCAGCTGCCTTAA
- a CDS encoding phosphatidylserine decarboxylase, with translation MPHSQTSAPRVGFLNGRLARGASPWLLPTVATAALSLTRARKSGRWAAAAVPATALAAGMLWFFRDPEREITQGRVISPADGVVQSIMPWKDGRTRVAIFMSPLNVHVNRAPLAGTVTSVEHIPGGFVPAFNKESENNERVVWHFDTELGDIEMVQIAGAVARRIVPYLPAGTKVEQGERIGLIRFGSRVDIYLPEGVEVAVEVGQATTAGVTRIDRD, from the coding sequence ATGCCCCACAGCCAAACCTCTGCACCTCGCGTCGGCTTCCTGAACGGACGTCTCGCACGCGGAGCATCGCCGTGGCTCCTGCCGACCGTCGCCACCGCGGCGCTCAGCCTCACCCGGGCCCGCAAGTCCGGACGCTGGGCCGCGGCGGCCGTGCCCGCCACCGCTCTCGCGGCGGGCATGCTGTGGTTCTTCCGCGACCCCGAGCGTGAGATCACCCAGGGCCGTGTCATCTCGCCCGCCGACGGTGTGGTGCAGAGCATCATGCCGTGGAAGGACGGGCGCACGCGCGTCGCGATCTTCATGAGCCCTCTGAACGTCCACGTCAACCGCGCGCCCCTGGCCGGCACGGTGACGTCCGTGGAGCACATCCCCGGCGGGTTCGTCCCGGCGTTCAACAAGGAGAGCGAGAACAACGAGCGCGTTGTCTGGCACTTCGACACCGAGCTCGGTGACATCGAGATGGTGCAGATCGCCGGCGCCGTCGCGCGACGCATCGTCCCCTACCTGCCGGCCGGCACCAAGGTGGAGCAGGGCGAACGCATCGGTCTGATCCGCTTCGGCTCCCGCGTCGACATCTACCTCCCCGAGGGTGTCGAGGTCGCGGTCGAGGTCGGACAGGCCACCACCGCGGGGGTGACCCGAATTGACCGTGACTGA